The following proteins are encoded in a genomic region of Nocardioides renjunii:
- a CDS encoding ABC transporter substrate-binding protein, which produces MRHSTTPRKAAVGVALALVAGTMAACGGDSEASQASLGKDDVLTITTFSDFGYDALIEQWNADPDRPFSVKMTKIADWDPWKQTMTQALQAGDGLTDVVAIEGDAMPQFLTDGASEQFADLTDPSLDDRWVEYAYENAQTADGKQVAYPTDAGPEGFCYRADLFEKAGLPSDREEVKAVFESWDSYFAAGEQLTEELPETKWFDSSGAIAQAMLNQTQFPFQTEDNTVEVNNPELQNVWETVTSKVDTLSPRVVQWEDDWEAGFANDGFATIPCPGWMFSNVKSAAPDVEGWDFVDAFPGGGGNWGGSYLAVPMQSEHQEEAKELANWLTDTEQQLAAFEAAGNYPANVGAQEALAEENITDPYFNDAPTAKILANRAAAVEPGHPYKGDKYSDILGLFLTAIQRVDEGISPDESWATFEQAVESLS; this is translated from the coding sequence ATGCGCCACTCCACCACTCCACGAAAGGCCGCTGTCGGTGTCGCCCTGGCACTCGTCGCCGGCACCATGGCCGCCTGCGGCGGCGACTCCGAGGCGAGCCAGGCCTCGCTCGGCAAGGACGACGTCCTCACCATCACGACGTTCAGCGACTTCGGCTACGACGCGCTGATCGAGCAGTGGAACGCCGACCCCGACCGCCCGTTCTCGGTGAAGATGACCAAGATCGCCGACTGGGACCCGTGGAAGCAGACGATGACGCAGGCCCTGCAGGCCGGCGACGGCCTGACCGACGTGGTCGCGATCGAGGGCGACGCGATGCCGCAGTTCCTCACCGACGGCGCGTCCGAGCAGTTCGCCGACCTCACCGACCCCTCGCTCGACGACCGCTGGGTGGAGTACGCCTACGAGAACGCCCAGACCGCCGACGGCAAGCAGGTCGCCTACCCGACCGACGCGGGCCCCGAGGGCTTCTGCTACCGCGCCGACCTCTTCGAGAAGGCCGGGCTCCCGAGCGACCGCGAGGAGGTCAAGGCGGTCTTCGAGAGCTGGGACAGCTACTTCGCCGCCGGGGAGCAGCTCACCGAGGAGCTGCCCGAGACCAAGTGGTTCGACTCCAGCGGGGCGATCGCCCAGGCCATGCTGAACCAGACGCAGTTCCCCTTCCAGACCGAGGACAACACAGTCGAGGTGAACAACCCCGAGCTCCAGAACGTGTGGGAGACCGTCACCAGCAAGGTCGACACGCTCTCCCCCCGCGTCGTGCAGTGGGAGGACGACTGGGAGGCCGGGTTCGCCAACGACGGCTTCGCCACGATCCCCTGCCCGGGCTGGATGTTCTCCAACGTGAAGTCGGCCGCCCCGGACGTCGAGGGCTGGGACTTCGTCGACGCCTTCCCCGGCGGCGGCGGCAACTGGGGCGGGTCCTACCTCGCCGTGCCGATGCAGTCCGAGCACCAGGAGGAGGCCAAGGAGCTCGCCAACTGGTTGACCGACACCGAGCAGCAGCTCGCCGCCTTCGAGGCGGCCGGCAACTACCCGGCCAACGTCGGGGCGCAGGAGGCGCTCGCCGAGGAGAACATCACCGACCCCTACTTCAACGACGCCCCCACCGCCAAGATCCTCGCCAACCGCGCCGCCGCGGTCGAGCCCGGCCACCCCTACAAGGGTGACAAGTACTCCGACATCCTCGGCCTCTTCCTCACCGCGATCCAGCGCGTCGACGAGGGCATCTCGCCGGACGAGTCATGGGCGACGTTCGAGCAGGCCGTCGAGAGCCTGTCCTGA